The sequence CGGATCAGCTTTCCGGCCATCTTGAAAATGAATGTCAGTTTCACCTATGCTCCACCCTCCCCGACCCAAGGAGCCCGTGCATGCTCGTTTGCCACTGCCTCGCGATCCGCGACAGGGAGGTTCGTTCGGCGATCGCGCAGGGCGCCGAAACATCGAGCGAGGTCGCGCGGAGCTGCGGCGCCGGGAATCGCTGCGGCGGCTGCGTTCCTTTGATCGAGGAGATGCTCGCGGAGCACACTGCACGGCACGCGGCTCGCGCGAACGGAAGCGCGGGTCAACCTGCGGCGAACGCCTGAAGGAGGTCGGATGCCCCGCGGTGATGCTCAAGTCCTCGAAGCCCTGAACGAGATCCTCACGGCCGAGCTGACGGCGATCAATCAGTACTTCATCCACGCCAAGATGTGCGCGAACTGGGGCTATGTGCGCCTCGCGAAGAAGAAGCGCGAGGAGTCGATCGGCGAGATGAAGGACGCGGATCGGCTGATCGAGCGCATCCTCTATCTCGACGGCACGCCGAATCTGCAGCGCCTGTTCCCCGTGCGTGTTGGGGAGGATGCGATCGAGCAGCACAAGCTCGACCTCGAGCTCGAGGTGAGCGCGGTCGCTCGATACAACGCCGCGATCGAGCTGGCGCGCTCCAAGGGTGACAACGGCACGCGAGAGCTGCTCGAGCGCCACCTCATCGACGAGGAAGAGAGCGTCGACTGGCTCGAGACGCAGCTGAGCCTCGTCGAGCAGGTTGGTCGAGAGCGTTACCTCGCGGAGCAGATCGACGAGTAGAGGCGCACTTCGCTGAGCCCCGCCCGCTCAGCGAGCCACTACCCGAGATCGCGATGGCACGGATGCAGCTCAGCACCTCCCGCATCGAGATCCCCGTCGGCGCGGCGCGCATGCCCGCGTTCGTCGCGAAGCCCGCCGCGGGCGGCGCGCGCTCGGCGGTGATCGTGCTGATGGAGGCGTACGGGCTCGTCGCCAACTTCGAGCGCGACGTCGAGCGCATCGCGCGAATGGGCTACGTCGCGGTCGCGCCCGATCTCTACCACCGGCAGGCGCCTGACAACCGCGCTGATTACGCGGACTTGAAGAAGGCCATCGGCCTGATGCGCAATCTGAAGGACGAGGAGTTCCTCGCCGATATGCGCGCGACGGTCGCGCACCTGCGCGCATCGCCCGAGGTCGGCGCGCGGCCGATCGGTGTCGCGGGCTTCTGCATGGGCGGGCGGCTCAGCTTCCTCGCCGCGTGCGAGCTGCCCGAGCTGCGCGCGAGCGCGCCGTTCTACGGCGGCGGCATCGGCGCGCTGCTCGATCGCGCGCCGAAGATCTCGTGCCCGCTGCACCTCTTCTTCGGGCAGCTCGACTACTTCATTCCGCAGGAAGAAGTGCGCGCGATCGAGCAGCGGCTGCGCGCGCTCGGCAAGACCTTCGCGCTCGAGAACTACGCGGGCGCGGTGCACGGCTTCTGCTGCGAGGAGCGCGCGGAGTCGTATCACCCGGAAGCCGCGCGCGACGCGTGGGCGAAGCTCGAGGCGTTTCTCGCGGCGAACCTGCGCGCGAGTTGACCGCGCGCGATCACTCGGCGAGCGCGCGATCGAGCAGCTCGACGGGGTGAACCACGCGAGCTGTTAGGCCTCGCTGCTTCGCGCCCGCGCTGAGATGCATCAGGCAGCCGGGGTTGCCCGTGACGATGTAGTCCGGGCTCGCCGCCGCGAGCGAGTCCATCTTGCGCGCGAGCACGGCGCGCGACATCTCGGGCTGCGTCAGGTTGTAGATGCCCGCGGCGCCGCAGCAGCTCGCGGGGTCGTCGTGCGCGACGACGCGCAGGCCCGGGATCTTCGCGAGTAGGCGGCGCGGCGCATCGACGACGCGCTGGCCGTGCGCGAGGTGGCAGGGGTCGTCGTAACAAGCGGTGCCCGCGATCTCGCTCCGCGGTTCGGGGATGCCCACCGCGTCGAGCAGCTCGCAGATGTCCCGCGTCTTCGCCGCGAGCGCATCGCCCTCGCCCGGTAGCCAGTGCCCGAGCTCGCGCAGCGCGGCGCCACAGCCGGCGGAGTTGGTGACGACCGCGTCGACGTCCTCGAGCGCGAACGCGGCGACGTTGAAGCGCGCGAGCTCGCGCGACTTCGCAGCGTCGCCGCTGTGCG comes from Deltaproteobacteria bacterium and encodes:
- a CDS encoding (2Fe-2S)-binding protein; translated protein: MLVCHCLAIRDREVRSAIAQGAETSSEVARSCGAGNRCGGCVPLIEEMLAEHTARHAARANGSAGQPAANA
- the bfr gene encoding bacterioferritin, with protein sequence MPRGDAQVLEALNEILTAELTAINQYFIHAKMCANWGYVRLAKKKREESIGEMKDADRLIERILYLDGTPNLQRLFPVRVGEDAIEQHKLDLELEVSAVARYNAAIELARSKGDNGTRELLERHLIDEEESVDWLETQLSLVEQVGRERYLAEQIDE
- a CDS encoding dienelactone hydrolase family protein produces the protein MARMQLSTSRIEIPVGAARMPAFVAKPAAGGARSAVIVLMEAYGLVANFERDVERIARMGYVAVAPDLYHRQAPDNRADYADLKKAIGLMRNLKDEEFLADMRATVAHLRASPEVGARPIGVAGFCMGGRLSFLAACELPELRASAPFYGGGIGALLDRAPKISCPLHLFFGQLDYFIPQEEVRAIEQRLRALGKTFALENYAGAVHGFCCEERAESYHPEAARDAWAKLEAFLAANLRAS